One stretch of Vicinamibacteria bacterium DNA includes these proteins:
- a CDS encoding DUF433 domain-containing protein: MAELKRIVHRDPEILGGTPVFVGTRVPVKILFDYLEAGDSLEVFLQEFPSVTREQAVAALELAKELVASDAHSA; this comes from the coding sequence ATGGCTGAACTGAAGCGGATCGTCCACAGAGACCCCGAGATTCTTGGCGGAACCCCTGTGTTCGTGGGAACCAGAGTCCCGGTAAAGATCCTCTTCGACTACCTCGAGGCTGGAGACAGCCTCGAAGTATTTCTCCAAGAATTCCCCTCCGTAACGCGCGAACAGGCAGTGGCCGCCCTCGAGCTTGCCAAAGAGCTCGTTGCTTCCGATGCGCATTCTGCTTGA